aagcaTCTAGTGGCCCTGAGATTTGTGGGACTTGAACTTGTGACCTTTAAGGAGCAAACCTAGGGTTTGACTAATTAAACTATATCTTTTaggttattaaataaatattaattaagccaTAAATGGTAGGCAGATCCGGTTCATACTGCCATATTATATAATGAGAATTAATAATATACATCGGGTTCATTCCTGATAGCAAAAGCCAAACTAATCGACTTACATTGAACAACAAAATTGTCTCATAGGTTAAAGAGGAcgacttgtttttttatgtgaattaaaaatttcttgTCGGCTTCTTTGTTTCCGCTATAAGTCTAGAATCTCAGCCTAAGGTATCGGGTCAAAAAGGAAACCTGATAATATGATCTTTGATTTTCAACATGGTATTATATCATATTGTCAATGGAAGATTCTATGATTCATTGACATTACAAAGGAAGAGTAATACATTTCTAACAGTGCATCTGTCATTTGATCACAGCATTGTTCAACACTACGATTTTAGTTTCCATAATTAGGACAAATTTAGCTGTTCCTGGAAGGGAACGAGTATTATGTTGCAAGTTTGTGTAAAATACACAAGGATTTTGCAAAGTTAAAGAGTATTATTGGTCTAGACTAGTGGTTATCATGTGCAACATAGAAAGCGAAAGCACAGAATGAAACCTGCTGAGAAAATCAATGGAAAGATTTAGAGTTATCGTTTTGTGCACCTTCCTCTTGATTTCCGATGTGAAAATCTCTGCCATATCGGACACTCTTGCTCCTGGCCAGTCCATAAAAGATGGAGAATCTGTAGTTTCAGCCGATGGAAGTTTTGGGCTGGGATTTTTTAGCCCAGGAAGTTCAAGTAATAGATACTTGGGGATATCGTACAATAAAATAACCCCTGGAACTGTTGTTTGGGTGGCCAACAGAGAACAACCACTCGTGGATCGGCTAGGAGTACTAAATGTAACTGGTCAAGGAGTTCTCGTCCTGTTCAATAGCACTAATTATGCTGTTTGGTCATCTAATGTCTCAAGAACTGCCCAGAACCCTGTTGTACAGCTCTTGGATTCGGGAAATCTTGCCGTGAAAGATGGAAACGACAACAGCCCGGATAACTTTTTGTGGCAAAGCTTTGATTATCCGAGTGAAACCTTACTTCCAGGCATGAAGTGGGGAAAAAATTTGGTGACTGGTCTTGATAGGTATATATCATCTTGGAAGAGTGAAGATGATCCTGCTCGAGGTGATTTTACATTTCGGTTGGATCCTCGCGGATATAACCAAATGCTGCTTATAAAGGGTCTTACAATTTTATATAGAACTGGCATATGGAACGGTTTCCGTTGGGGAGGAGTCCCTGAAACGATATCGAATACTGTTTATGGAGAACAATTTGTTTCAACTGCCACTGAGTCCTATTACACGTTTGATCTTCTAAGCAGTTCAGTTCCATCAAGGTTGGTGATCAATCCTGCCGGCATACCACAGCGTCTCACATGGATAACTCAAACTAATCTTTGGGGATCTTACTCTGTAGTGCAGATTGATCAGTGTGACACTTATTCCTTGTGTGGTGCCAACGGTATTTGCAGCAACAGTAATGGAGCTGTCTGTTCCTGCTTGGAAAGTTTCATACCAAGAACTCCTGAGAGCTGGAATAAACAAGATTGGACTGGAGGTTGTGTTAGACGAACTCAGCTTGGTTGTAAAAATGGAGATGGATTTCTGCAGCTCACTGGTGTCAAATTGCCAGACATGTCTGATTCCTGGGTGAATACTAGCATGAGCCTAGTTGAATGCAGCAATATGTGCCTTTCAAACTGCTCGTGTGTGGCCTATGGAAATTCAGATATTAGAAGAGGAGCAAGTGGCTGCTACCTTTGGTTTGGTGACCTCAGGGACACTAAACATCTTCCGCTTGGTGGGCAGGATCTCTACATACGAATGGCTGCTTCAGAACTAAGTATGTTTCCttacttcatcatatttttagtCTTTCTTCTGCTTTATTTTCTGTTTAAGAATTACTTATGATGCGAGCATCTAAAACTAATTTTGAAAGATGTAAGAACAGGATAAATCTTGCAAGTATGGAGTCATCCACTGACAGCTTATATTCGAACTTGTCAGGCTGTCTACTTAATAGTCTTCTACTCTTCCAATGTTTCAGGTAGTTacgaaaagaagaaaagttcGAGTAAGAGGAAGCGACGGAGGATCATTATTGGCACATTGATTTCTGCTGTGGTCTTGCTTGTACTTGGATTCATGTTGTACATGAGGAGAAGAAGGAAGACAAGACAAGGTAAACAAAGGTTGTTGATTTTGTATCACAAATTAAACAGGATTAGCATGCAAATAAAGGATTAAATGAGATCAAATGCCAATTTCGTAACAAAGTCAGTTGTTGCTTGACTGTGGATACCGACCCTAATTAAAGATTTAACtcattttgtttctaaaaagTAATTGTTAACGGCTAATTAATCTTGAACTATTTAGCCCTCACGTCAAGCATCCGCTTGGATACTTTGAAGGATGAGAGCGGCAGGAAGGATGGTATGGAGTTACCGGCATTCGATTTTATTACTATAAAGAATGCCACAGATTACTTTTCATACAATAACAAACTGGGAGAAGGTGGTTTTGGATCTGTATACAAGGTAAAATTGCATCATACTGCCAATATAAGTTAATTCAAGGGTGGGTTTGTTGACTTTTGTTGAACATTCAGGGAACATTGACCGATGGACAAGAAATAGCAGTGAAAAGGCTTTCAAAGAATTCTGGACAAGGACTgagagagttcaaaaatgaaGTTATATTGATTGCCAAGCTTCAGCACCGCAATCTTGTAAAGCTTCTTGGTTGTTGCATTGAAGGAGATGAAAGAATGTTAATCTACGAGTACATGCCAAATAAAAGCTTGGACAACTTTATATTCGGTTCGTTCTGCTGTAAACATGGATATTTCGTCTTTTCTCCTTGCATTATAGTTTCAATAAGCCATGATTGGACTAATTTTGTTGAGGaatttttcagataaaaaaagcCGAAACCTACTTGATTGGCAAACACACATGAACATAATAGGCGGCATTGCAAGAGGGCTTCTTTATCTTCACCAAGACTCCAGATTGAGGATTATCCATAGGGATCTCAAAGCCAGCAATGTGCTTCTGGACAATTCTATGAACCcaaaaatatcagattttggCATGGCCAGAATATTTGGGGGAGATCAAATAGAGGCCAATACTAATAGGATCGTGGGAACCTAGTATGTATACCAGCACTTTGTTACACCATTCATTCTGttttccctcttcttttctttcagcggccaagaaagaaaatgaaatgaagtttaattttacttttcaatgttGTTTCCAGTGGCTATATCTCTCCCGAGTATGCAGTCGATGGGCTCTTCTCAATCAAATCTGACGTCTTTAGCTTTGGTGTTTTAGTACTCGAGATAGTGAGTGGGGAGAAAAACAGAGGATTTTACCACCCTGATCACAACCACAACCTTCTTGGGCATGTAAGTATAAACAGTGATATGAAAGATGTCAAGTTGCATTTTCAATTCTGCTAAGACCTCTCCAAATGATATGACATGTTTTTGGCAATGtttctttactcttttttttttttggggggaatTAGCTCAATTCATGTAGTAGGAGAACGAATTTGAAGAACTTATTCTCTAATATGTTGCAGGCATGGAAACTGTGGAATGAAGGGAGGCCATTGGAGCTGATGAATATAACGATTGATGACTCTTCTTCTATATCTGAAATCCTAAGACACATTCAGGTTGGTCTTTTATGCGTGCAACAACGACCCGATGATAGGCCAAGCATGTCAACTGTGGTAGTAATGTTGAGCAGTGAGATCTCACTGCCTCAGCCAAAACAGCCTGGTTTTTACACAGAAAGAAATTTTCCTGAACCGGAGACTTCATCAAGCAGTATTCGATCAGCTTCTAGGAATAACATCAGCTTCACAGTGTTTGAACCGCGGTAGACATTACTTGACCAAAAAAGATTGTCCTCTAGAACACATCCTTCCCTGTTGTAATCTTCAACAAAATACTAAATGCATGTAACTTCTCTTTTGCAGCAGCAAAAACAAAGGATCGTTATATCGTCTTCCTGAAAGAAATTCTCATTTTAATTGCTATGATCGAAGAACTAGTTCTATTTGATGCTATGGACCTGGGGTTGGGGCATAGCAACTgtattttgcttcttcttttttcttgagcTTTTCATTTGTATAAAGTATATTTTTCTTGCAGCATATGTAAATAATATATTCTTGGCTTAAGTTTGAATTTTGGAAATAATTTGAGTATAAATCCCCATTTTAAGCATATAATGTCAAAAGAAATCAGATATTTCTTGACGTAACTAGAAGATTTCTTGCTTTCTGTCCAAGCACCCCTGCTAAGCTACTACCTAACCCAAATTCCGTGTTGACTAAGGAATCAAATTTAACAGACAACGTTCTAGGTTTCTAATTAGTCAAGAATAACAAATATACTAAAGGAGTAATTTCCCAGTAGCCATAGAACGTCTATGGCATTAGCTAAAAAAAGTGGTTGCATTTGAATCAAGgttgttttggtattttcaatgcattaatcattattaatttgtttatggTATTTTCATTTATTCAACATTTTAATGAGcagtaaaataaccaaaatagttccaagagtaaaaaaaaaaaaaaaaaattatttcagatagagatatttatgtattttttttttttgatacacAAAGCAATTATACATGTTTCCTCAgattcaagaaaattaattcattgGGATTATGGGTGTTAAGGTTCTTTAAtcctggttttttttgttaattgttggtTTGATTAAGGGTGATGatgtaatttaacattaaaataaattattttaattgaaaaaaactaatagtgAGTGCACAACACGCGTTAGCATGTGGGAGTCTCCGTATACTTTGGGTGGTGTATGTAGAGACTcttggtgataaaaaaaaaaaaagaagaaaaaagacttCGACCATGTCATTTTATTCATCGTCATCTCCTCTTCCATAATAGGTGGTACATGCAGTCAAAATATGGTTGATTTAACGTCAatgaccccttttttttttttaatctcttcatTTCTCTCCTACCCCCAAAAAAGCACTATGATccttattgttattgttatttcaaattaagtcattttacttttaattttagtatttttatttttgttaaagttttatttgtttttaatttaaccttagtttctaatttgtatatataatatgttttgatTCAGTTCctctacttttaattttaattttttttctttgttttttgtgaaagtttttattactttcaattttatccttaaaatcaagtttatgattttttattttttcaatgagaataataatgatttcaatttgatcccttatcttttgattttttattgttttccttggtctttttgtcaaagtttttgtagttttcaattctatctttcaaatcaagtccaaatttttttattttttgatggtgTGATGatcataacaataacaacaacaataatggtggtggtggtggtgctggtaataataataataattatagttgtgATGATATATTtagaacaacaataataataataaaaaaaaaacagattttaatACCtgatctaacttttttttttttgtctgatgattaagataatatttgatattatagtagctgttgtttttcaaagtgtttttttatttgaaaatacatcaaaataatgttaatttatttttgatatcatcatataaaactaattaaaaaacataaaaaaactaatataaagcaaaaaaacattattttttttaaaagcacggCCACACTACTTAAACAAACACTTCCTAAAAGGCTATTTGAAACCATGTTTCAAATGGTGTTttgctaaattttaatttttttttaatatttttaaatcattttaatatgttaatattaataataatttttttttttaaaaattattttaatatattttaaaataaaaaatactggcAAATATATGCAAATACTTtcttgaataaatttatttgctGCTTTGATTTGACAGTAAACCCGATAATGGAGCTGGGCTTCATGCTTAATGGGTGATGGATACTCTATTGTTGTTggaattgtttttctaattttgatttGGGCTTAGGATGTTTTGTTTCACGAATTTGGATGATGGTAAGGTTTGACACtaaaacttttttcttcttcttcttctttttttaacttctaGTTAAATTATCAACATCTACCTTCAATAATTGAAGCCTAAGCTTTCTTTAagtatt
This is a stretch of genomic DNA from Populus alba chromosome 11, ASM523922v2, whole genome shotgun sequence. It encodes these proteins:
- the LOC118047504 gene encoding G-type lectin S-receptor-like serine/threonine-protein kinase At4g27290, whose translation is MERFRVIVLCTFLLISDVKISAISDTLAPGQSIKDGESVVSADGSFGLGFFSPGSSSNRYLGISYNKITPGTVVWVANREQPLVDRLGVLNVTGQGVLVLFNSTNYAVWSSNVSRTAQNPVVQLLDSGNLAVKDGNDNSPDNFLWQSFDYPSETLLPGMKWGKNLVTGLDRYISSWKSEDDPARGDFTFRLDPRGYNQMLLIKGLTILYRTGIWNGFRWGGVPETISNTVYGEQFVSTATESYYTFDLLSSSVPSRLVINPAGIPQRLTWITQTNLWGSYSVVQIDQCDTYSLCGANGICSNSNGAVCSCLESFIPRTPESWNKQDWTGGCVRRTQLGCKNGDGFLQLTGVKLPDMSDSWVNTSMSLVECSNMCLSNCSCVAYGNSDIRRGASGCYLWFGDLRDTKHLPLGGQDLYIRMAASELSSYEKKKSSSKRKRRRIIIGTLISAVVLLVLGFMLYMRRRRKTRQALTSSIRLDTLKDESGRKDGMELPAFDFITIKNATDYFSYNNKLGEGGFGSVYKGTLTDGQEIAVKRLSKNSGQGLREFKNEVILIAKLQHRNLVKLLGCCIEGDERMLIYEYMPNKSLDNFIFDKKSRNLLDWQTHMNIIGGIARGLLYLHQDSRLRIIHRDLKASNVLLDNSMNPKISDFGMARIFGGDQIEANTNRIVGTYGYISPEYAVDGLFSIKSDVFSFGVLVLEIVSGEKNRGFYHPDHNHNLLGHAWKLWNEGRPLELMNITIDDSSSISEILRHIQVGLLCVQQRPDDRPSMSTVVVMLSSEISLPQPKQPGFYTERNFPEPETSSSSIRSASRNNISFTVFEPRSKNKGSLYRLPERNSHFNCYDRRTSSI